The sequence ACCCGCCATAGGCGAAGTACGAAACGTTGATGATCGCGAACATCACCAGGAACGTGCCGAGAACCGGCTTCCTCGGGAACAGCTTTGCTTTCGCAGCGAGCTTCTCCGCCACCGACTTCCCTGTGTCGTCGCGGTAGACAAGGATGGCCGCCGGGATCATCACGAACGTCACCGAGAGCGACTCCCATATCAGCGGGAATTGGAATGTGCTGCCCGGGAATAACGTTCCGAACGGAATTGCCTGCGAATAGATGTACAGCCCGGTGCGCACCAGGCTGATCTCCAGGATCGCGTCGAAGATGAAGCCGATCACCAGCACCAGTCCCCCGAGGCTGATCAGCGGGTGCCGGGAGACGAAGGACTCCGGCCCGTACTTGGCCTGCCATTTGCGCAAGATCCAGATCGCCGGGAAGTACGGACCGAAATAGAAGGTGACGTAGCCGAAGACGATGAACGGCTCGACCGTCGGCGACATCATGATCAGGTACCAGCTCTCCGGCCAGTGCAGCAGCGCCGGGTTGTACACCGCGTACGGCGACCAGTTCATGATCGGGTCCTGCCACACGATCAGCGTCGTCACCAGAACCATCA is a genomic window of Mycobacterium sp. ITM-2016-00318 containing:
- a CDS encoding spirocyclase AveC family protein, whose product is MTTQESSPLESQAGSPGTARTGPNWGRWISLFAWLGFLGLFAAVGRTEVDPRVANPNVEGRPRPVEFLTGFDHWQVIPQVGALIMVVVLTIVFIRGWRKNPGSPVLLMVLVTTLIVWQDPIMNWSPYAVYNPALLHWPESWYLIMMSPTVEPFIVFGYVTFYFGPYFPAIWILRKWQAKYGPESFVSRHPLISLGGLVLVIGFIFDAILEISLVRTGLYIYSQAIPFGTLFPGSTFQFPLIWESLSVTFVMIPAAILVYRDDTGKSVAEKLAAKAKLFPRKPVLGTFLVMFAIINVSYFAYGGWFWAIKASGLATSVACPWPFPEAKVYDPQGYYEENGAEGPYSVGKWSTWQQGLPDGRPDVEPGSKSMRCATEDQR